From a single Nicotiana tabacum cultivar K326 chromosome 8, ASM71507v2, whole genome shotgun sequence genomic region:
- the LOC107805255 gene encoding rho guanine nucleotide exchange factor 8: MVREIYKIHKSKSFNFRKMFEGRQAHSVMLENGHGREAMDFRSQGGKSSSALLEKQHIGSVFNRSVNPISRFAKEGSRSGNNHKDKYSSDMEMMKERFAKLLLGEDMSGGGKGVSSALALSNAITNLAASVFGEQWKLEPMSQERKARWRKEIDWLLSVSDYIVEFVPSQQKSKDGTNMEVMVTQQRRDLLMNIPALKKLDAMLIDCLENFKYENEFWYVSRDADESEKGVQRNDKWWLPTVKVPPEGLSDTCRKWLQYQKDCVNQVHKASMAINAQILSEMEIPENYMESLPKNGRESLGDSIYKSITVEFFDPEQFLSTNMDLSTEHKVLDLKNRIEASVVIWKRKMHHKDGKSSWGSAVSLEKRELFEERAETILLLLKQRFPGIPQSSLDISKIQYNNDIGHSILESYSRVLESLANTVMSRIEDVLYADSLTQDPSLAIANQNLSADSSPPLPLSGVSTPKELEAELLSSTAQTPSSRTLFDFIGWNVELGETGMKKNHSTGNLEAYFKGENDNKSMTKLANITPKKFSYIDKIESGLRSPTARD; encoded by the exons ATGGTTAGAGAAATATACAAGATTCATAAGTCAAAATCTTTCAATTTTAGGAAGATGTTTGAGGGAAGACAAGCACATAGTGTTATGTTAGAAAATGGACATGGTAGAGAAGCCATGGATTTTAGAAGTCAAGGTGGAAAATCATCTTCAGCATTATTAGAAAAACAACATATAGGTAGCGTTTTTAATCGGTCTGTTAATCCTATTTCGCGCTTTGCAAAGGAAGGATCAAGATCAGGAAACAACCATAAAGATAAATATTCTTCAG acatGGAAATGATGAAAGAAAGATTTGCAAAGCTGCTATTAGGAGAAGATATGTCAGGTGGAGGAAAGGGTGTTTCATCAGCTCTGGCTTTATCAAATGCCATTACTAATCTTGCAG CTTCTGTTTTTGGAGAACAATGGAAATTAGAGCCTATGTCTCAAGAGAGAAAAGCAAGGTGGAGAAAAGAAATAGACTGGCTTTTATCTGTATCAGATTACATTGTTGAATTTGTTCCTTCTCAACAAAAATCTAAGGATGGAACAAACATGGAG GTAATGGTGACACAACAAAGAAGAGATCTGCTTATGAACATCCCAGCCTTGAAAAAACTTGATGCAATGCTCATT GATTGCTTGGAAAATTTCAAATATGAGAATGAGTTCTGGTATGTTTCAAGAGATGCTGATGAATCTGAGAAAGGTGTAcagaggaatgataaatggtggcTACCTACAGTCAAGGTACCACCAGAAGGTCTCTCGGATACATGTCGAAAATGGCTACAATATCAAAAGGATTGTGTGAATCAAGTACATAAAGCATCTATGGCTATTAATGCACAAATACTCTCAGAAATGGAAATTCCTGAAAACTACATGGAATCTCTTCCCAAG AATGGTAGAGAAAGTCTTGGTGATTCAATCTACAAGAGCATCACAGTTGAGTTCTTTGATCCTGAACAATTCCTTTCAACCAATATGGATTTGTCCACAGAACACAAAGTTCTTGATCTTAAGAACAGAATTGAGGCATCTGTAGTGATTTGGAAGAGAAAAATGCACCATAAAGATGGAAAATCTTCTTGGGGATCAGCTGTGAGTTTGGAGAAAAGGGAACTTTTTGAAGAGAGAGCAGAGACTATCTTACTCCTTTTAAAACAAAGATTTCCTGGAATCCCTCAATCTTCCCTTGACATCAGCAAAATCCAATATAACAAT GATATAGGACACTCTATTCTGGAGAGCTACTCAAGGGTACTAGAAAGCCTAGCTAACACAGTTATGTCACGTATTGAAGACGTGCTATACGCGGACTCTCTAACGCAAGATCCATCACTCGCGATAGCAAACCAGAACCTCTCAGCTGATTCCTCACCTCCACTTCCATTAAGTGGTGTGTCAACTCCCAAGGAATTAGAGGCAGAGTTGTTAAGTTCTACAGCACAAACACCGTCTTCGAGGACTTTATTCGATTTTATTGGCTGGAATGTGGAGCTAGGGGAAACAGGAATGAAGAAGAATCATTCGACGGGTAACTTGGAGGCTTATTTCAAAGGTGAAAATGACAACAAATCCATGACAAAACTAGCTAATATTACTCCCAAGAAATTTTCCTACATTGACAAGATTGAAAGTGGCCTAAGAAGTCCAACAGCTCGGGACTAA